From Ptychodera flava strain L36383 chromosome 9, AS_Pfla_20210202, whole genome shotgun sequence:
GTTCTTACTCGTATTTATACTGTCTATCAGGATCGTGATAAGTGGTCCCGTAGACCAATCAGTTGAATGAAATATCTAAATATTAAGTAGAGTATTGTTTACTTAAGTGTTATCGTACTTCCAACTCGGTTCGTTGAATTTCCCGCTCAAAGCGTCCAATCTTAATTTGCATTTCATCCTTTATAAATAACAGCCCATAGCTTGTTGACGGGCATTCTGAATTGTTCATCGCTAACATTCACAATGGCTCCCAAGACAAGTGGTAAAGCTGCCAAGAAGGCCGGCAAGGCCAAAGCCGCACGTAGTGGCGACAAGAAGAGGAAGAGGAAAAGGAAGGAAAGCTATGGTATCTACATCTACAAGGTACTGAAACAGGTCCACCCCGACACTGGTGTCTCCTCCAAAGCCATGTCAATCATGAACAGCTTTGTCAACGACATCTTCGAGCGTATCGCCGCTGAAGCTTCCCGCCTGGCCCACTACAACAAGCGTTCCACCATCACCAGCAGAGAGATCCAGACCGCTGTCCGTCTCTTGCTGCCCGGTGAGCTTGCCAAGCACGCCGTCAGTGAAGGCACCAAAGCCGTCACCAAATACACCAGCTCCAAGTAAATTGTATGCCAGCATACacataccaaacggccctttcagggccaccacatcctcaaaaaagagaactaccgtacaAACTTATGAAACGAAATCACAGATCATTTTACTAAACCATATTTCATGTGGTGAAGCAGACAATTAAGATAATAGCTGAAACACTCCAGCATTATAAATGAAAAGTACTGaagagatttcacagatcatTTTACAAAACCAGATTATGTGTGGGCAAGCATATACatataagggatggaccattagatcttgggagggggtggtcaaaaacaagaaaaacaattttcagagcagaaagttaggaaaaaaaaaatcttcaaactagtttgcaaaataaaaaaaaataaataagaagacaaaggtgtaaaaaaaaaatctgctaaagtctttaaaatttgaattttttttagattttaccgacagaaagcaactttctgtatttttagtagatCCTCCttgcacatttttaattttaatttatacatttaaagtgactgtatcccttatactggaagttgtgattatcttatcttttcaggactttgtattctgatcacttgaaaattataaaattatagagcctgttttctacttgtttcttgcgtacaaaccaagcaggtacactaggtaaaacattgaaactatggtatggttgtcaagacagaaagttgtatttgccttttaagatcaaggtaaacagatgcaggccacatcagtttcatttttttcacagcattttattgcaatgatgaatgtaagaatgggtgaacaagtagaaacacgtcaataatgataaaagaacatatcaagtcattatgtattattttgcttttaaaaaggcattttcaattcttttttctcaaaaaacagcctcaaaaaacaacagcaacacatgttttaacattcaacaatacactacgcagaatgccatctatccaacaaatcccaacacaaaaacacacaaaagggttgaactttgaaagtttctcgatagcaaatactgaataaatctgcatgaataatcgtttttgtgtagcaaatttcaaagaaattggacaacccctttcagagaatacagattttttgaccatgaatggcataaattgccctaaaaagacaaatattgaaatttcaacacatctatacacatccaatcaatttggacatgctgctacagagaaatagatgttttgatcaaaaaagggcaacaattgctctaaaaacactaatatgcaaatttaactatattatttagcttattttagcttctcagcttgtcaaatcaattgtaaatcatgagatatgcatgatgtttggtggggtgaatgtaggcatttcaccacgcagtaaggaagggaagccaggaaaccaaaatagtcaattttcaaaactataggaagctactgaggagcaagaagaccatgtttcagaggaagatgtgtaatccaaaaaatgctcccaaagtgccaccaaataacaccatttttatctctatttttcaaaagctccaacggcaggaggggggacacccctcctgacctccccccgcaaaaatactccccaggtgccaccaaataacaccattttaatctctatttttcaaaagctcaaacggcaggagggggacacccctgcCTGACTatccccccccccgcaaaaatactccccaagtgccaccaaataacagcattttaatctctatttttcaaaagctccaacagcaggaggggggacaccccctcctgacctccccccgctaaaatactcccaagtgccaccaaataacaccatttaatctctatttttcaaaagctccaacggcaggagggggacacccctcgacctccccccgcaaaaatactccccaagtgccaccaaataacaccattttaatctctatttttcaaaagctccaacagcagcagggggacacccctctcctgacctccccccccccatgaccgcttgcgtggccgcttgtggtgcttggcaccacatctttgccctctttatcttcagacagcgacgaactaaaaaaaaattataaatctgaaaatttactctgaaaaaaaaaatttgcacagctaatctcaattggaaaaaaaaaatttcagaaatttacaatagtaaaaaaaaaattttcacaatttcattgtgaccacccccctcccaaggtctaatggtccatcccttacacGTCTTGTATACAGAAATATACTGTTTTTATCACAATCTTGACAGTACGCACACACTGTCAATGTTCCATCCCTAACTTCATCTTAAAAATACACGAACTGACTTAAGAGCTACCGGGGccaaaatcacagacatggccCCTATCACGATATTCGACGATTTATCGTCAAAGGGGCCCCAAgaatttggtaattttatacggTAACGTCTTGAGGCATATATTTACATTGTttcgacaaaattaaaatatttaagaCAAATTTTTTTCTATGTTACATAGTGTGTATGAACATGGGGCTACCAAAAGTAGTAGCTCCATGGTATGGAATGTATACAGAATTTAGAGTTGACGCAACATCGACCTTATAGCACACTGCAACAGAATTTCGCTCGACATTTTAAGAATTTAGAATAACTTTTACAAAGTTTCCATGAAAATGTGATGGATACGTTTGAgaaagaaatcatgtttcagttTGATTGAAACTGGGCCTTTATCGTTCTAATGAAACGTCGGGTGTATCGCTTATCATCGGGCTGTGCAATTTCTGCACTGTTCGTGTTACATTTTAAACGATGGTCCTTGACATTTTTTGGAACAATACCGCCAATTTGAATGGCCCGCGTAGTTTTCCTGCCAAGCTAATCTATGGCGCGCAAGTCGAGTGTTGACGTGATTGAAAAGACGGTCTAAGgtgcaagaaatatgagaaAGATTTACTTTGTATACTTAAATTCGCATGCCGTCGGTTAGATactcaaaacaatttttgcatACTTTCCATAAAAATGTGAtggtaaagtttgaaaaaaaatttgtgtcGATTTGATTTGAAACAGGGCCTTGTCGATCTGGGAAAAGTCGGGTGAATCGCTTTAATATCATCGGGCTGTGCAATTCAAGTGGACATCTTGTGTTGGCGTTATATGCGCTCGGACAGCTCTGCGATTAGAAAATTCTGACGGTGCGTTCATGGAGGGTAAAGACGAATGATCAAGTCATGGCAAAAGATGCCAGTTACTATAAGTACACACGCTAAGATGGAACGCAGACATGTTTGATATAAGGCTGTGATGGTAACAGGCAGAAAAATGAcataattattatattttagtcagaaaatttcataggCAGGTAGAATTAGTTGAAAAACCGAAATCTATTTCAGTACTTTTCATTTATAATGCTGGAGTGTTTCAGCTATTATCTTAATGTCTGCTTCACCACATGAAATATGGTTTAGTAAAATGATCTGTGATTTCGTTTCATAAGTTtgtacggtagttctcttttttgaggatgtggtggccctgaaaagggccgtttggtatgtGTATGCTGGGCATACAATTTACTTGGAGCTGGTGTATTTGGTGACGGCTTTGGTGCCTTCACTGACGGCGTGCTTGGCAAGCTCACCGGGCAGCAAGAGACGGACAGCAGTCTGAATCTCTCTGCTGGTGATGGTGGAACgcttattgtagtgggccagGCGGGAAGCTTCGGCGGCGATACGCTCGAAGATGTCGTTGACAAAGCTGTTCATGATTGACATGGCTTTGGAGGAGACACCAGTGTCGGGGTGGACCTGTTTCAGTACCTTGTAGATGTAGATACCATAGCTTTCCTTCCTTTTCCTCTTCCTCTTCTTGTCGCCACTACGTGCGGCTTTGGCCTTGCCGGCCTTCTTGGCAGCTTTACCACTTGTCTTGGGAGCCATTGTGAATGTTTGCGATGAACAATTCAGAATACCCGCCAACAAGCTATGGGCTGTTATTTATAAAGGATGAAATGCAAATTAAGGATTGGACGCACTGAGCGGGAAATTCAACGAACCGAGTTGGAAGTATGGAGACACTTATGTAAACAATACTCTACTTAATATTTAGACATTTCATTCAACTGATTGGTCTACGGCTCCACTTATCACGATCCTGATAGACAGTATAAATACGAGTAAGAACCGCGTCCTTCAGcactttgaattttgacattcacAAGTACCATACACAATGTCTGGACGTGGTAAAGGAGGCAAAACTAAGGGTAAGGCCAAGAGCCGATCCAGCCGTGCTGGTCTGCAGTTCCCCGTTGGTCGTGTACACCGTTTCCTGCGCAAGGGCAACTACGCCCAGCGTGTCGGTGCTGGTGCTCCAGTCTACTTGGCTGCAGTCCTCGAGTACTTGGCCGCCGAAATCCTCGAGTTGGCAGGCAACGCTGCCCGTGACAACAAGAAGACCAGAATCATCCCCCGTCACTTGCAGTTGGCTGTCCGTAACGACGAGGAATTGAACAAACTCCTCGGTGGTGTCACCATCGCCCAGGGTggtgtattgccaaacatccaGGCAGTACTCTTGCCCAAGAAGACCCAAGCCAAATCCAAGTAAATCGTATGCCTTGCATACacataccaaacggcccttttcagggccaccacatcctcaaaaaagagaactaccgtataTTGTAATACACTCATTTTGTCAAATACTTTTGCACATAAAACGATAATAAAAATGAAGGTTGTGTATCCTACCTACTTTCAACCTCAATATATTTCAACACTAAGAAaaccaattttcattttagcgAATCCAATAGGCCCTCGAAAATGTTTTCAGGGCTTATGTCAATAAGAGACAAAAGAAATATCAGAAACAAAGCTAACCATTAAAAACCATTTTTATTATCTACGGTTTCAGTTCGACAAACTCGGAAACTCAGTGCCACAGCAAACTTTGTAAGGGAAAAATATATGTGTAGTGCATTTATAGTCTTGCGTAAAATAACATATTTGATGTGCTTTTGGCACTGACAGTTACCGTATTCTTCGTAACATACATTATATAAATTATCACACATCTAGAAATGCACGGATTATAGCTAGTTTTACACTCGCAAATTATTCCTAGTTCTCTTATGGACTAACATGTAGAAGTGAATCATTTTCGGTGAAATCAGAGATCTTGTAGACAAACGCACTTCAAGCTGTAGCTATAGGGCCATAGACTGCGTAGATGAGCAGTTATTCCCTAGCCGAAGTATTTTTGCTATCGGTGATTTTGGGGCCTCGCCCACACTCCGAAGTCCCAAAAATCTCTGAAGGCAAAATACTCCGGCcaatgccggaaaatgccgagagagtttgaccggttaagaagggcttgactacgcagtttctgcgtagtgaagcttcattacgtattcatggtgacccctggccaatatctttgggggcttttgtcttttggcctgctttgcatatgcgtcgttggacacgacctgccaatcacccaggtagtcaattaaaccatttattgactgtttaccgacccaattaacactatccagcagtatcagtcatattttaatcgcgtggcccgggtgagcacaacgtaggaacgcgtgtatttctatgtgtacgtttcacttgtggtgttgtttgtaccatggaggtaggaagcctctcttcctacctccatgtttgtaccatggaggtaggaatgtttgtaccatcgtgcgtttgaagtaagcttacttgtttcacctacagcattaccttcaaggtgacaggcttactattaatgttcagtatcattgcaccgagttctgcccacggtgaaaaccacctgttttgccacggtccctctgtggagggaccgtggttttgcctactaattactgcccgtcgctgcccgtcctgaatgtagcctatctatagctacagtaatcagtcaatatataataccccgcgccttataatttttatataaaccacagtctctctatccacgagggactgtgtataaacttataaaatcatagtccgtgcattaaaaatgttgactttcgatgcgatatacaggttgatcgttgaatcgcaccggcgcatccatatttacttgccccataagcttactactctgtaaagggtgggtagatggaattcctgggccaaaaatgaacaccggggcgaaactttttgtgaacccatgtgaaaacataaatcatttaatcctaaattgtaagtttgatcaggaggtacctccatggtttgatcaaaatcgagaccacattcaagggctatgcagactgtccatgtacgcacacacagtgacaagaaggcggcaaacacctacttaccaagcacatcgaatcggcgaaaagaagcataaaaaagctataggctcatcgccaaaacaaacgcgccaagcgctaacaaaaacccataccgagcggcccttttcagggccaccaaacactccaaaaagagaactaccaaaaaaaaaccataaaatgacatagaacacacaaacacttaaaagaaataacaaaaatcgtacacataaaaataacgtgacagaaaaaatggccgtggaaataaatcagctatttccaaagaatagccgacaacaacatgaaattcaacaacaacctatcatcgctcaaaccaTACCTCCatgctcaaactatgaaactccgaaaaatagtactaggcaaaggccttaaaattaattcggacgccaacaaaaccaaacagaataaaaccacctcaggatttcaacaaataaagtcgtaaaatgtgactacgctacatcgtgagacacaaacaatcgcaacaacacaaattcaaagaaaagtcaaattgggctccacaaacaacaaacaccaaaaacttgaaagctatctgaagctgctaaactcgcacttctagagataccctttcaaacaaggaaacaaaacatgtcgcgtgctaaaagaatcgcgataaaccagcttgcaaacaatagacaaatttcgggaaaaaaaaccgtcgacaagggtcgggttttcgtcaacgtcaacacaaacgattacgtactcgaatgcgaaagacaattacgcaacactcagtattatacacaacaagccagaacaaacagtaaacaaagtaaacgaactatgaatcaaaatgtacgagaacaagcacatcaaccaggatacttgtgagtatcttgatccaataaacataaaatccgtaccccagtggtacttattgcctaaaaattcacaaaacctccgcaaaaatctaaaagacacaccagtcaaaacaaaatttaccgaagtaaagaaacatagaacaaacaaaccgaaccaccaaacggactcacaacgtgaccaaaaattaatatacttgcctcgctaatcgaaaagcaagaccactaaaatgcattaaaataaattttcacaaacacaaactaaggaaagaatctacaccgcgactgatgagaaaccacacccgggtttcgaaacgcaagcgtcaaagggcgactctatcaacttttgtaacaacataggtccggctgcgtctcgccataagctttccccacacaaacaaaacattaccgtacacactaatccaaacttctctacaaatatccaaagcgaaacaaacatttttattaacacacacaatcggataagaatgtaggaacacattttcgaaacgaatcaaacacaaactcgacacaaaaacatttaggatagttagattgggagcctctttcacattttttacatctcgctatactgtctatgattctaaaaataaagtcatctgccactttttctgtatacgcggtttggcaaaactcatctcttcaatcgaaagtcgggcgatttcatggttctttggggtacgtcgagcttaaggaatgtggttatattcgcgatgttttattcgaaattatttatttcttctagggcaaatgcacgtaattcatgctgttggaaatactggccgctcataaacaagacaataaactcgatatctgtgtatctttacttttattgtcaaagtaccatcgacacccaaaaaaaaccaaatggttcagtccacgtgtgggttcagtccaggtatttgcaacgccagtcacctaggcgacggtaatccgcaccacttatcaccatcgggaaggtactcctcccctataccactggcgatcccaccctcaaggcactgcgtcattcgaccaagcattgttattgtaatttcctgcataaaattaacagcgaggtcaaccggtcaaactctctcggcatttctCTCCGGCAAGGAACAGactaataaaatcaaaaattagAAACACAAATGACAAATGTATTTCTGTAATGAATGGGTGGAAGACATAGTCaatccgtgacattattcggccaaccattttttcaccctgaaatcagagaatgaaagtcgaaatatgggcaaatttcatgatttcatcggttcacttgaccatttacattaaaattggacaaaaTTTCGATCTTGAATTTGCTCTGTTAGCATTCTATTTCTGAATTAAGAATGACACGTTCAGCGCGCCCGGTATCTGTTGCGGCCAACCTAGTTTTTAACCAATAAATGCAAATGGAGATTACGAATTTGGTAAAATGCTAAATTGTAGTTGGTTCAACTTTTCAGTAATTCTAGGTAATGCTAGTATTGATCAAACAAAATCTGGAACCATTTTAtctcatttcatgacttttatttcgAGAAAATGGGAAATAGTGtgaatgccattgaattttcataaacaAAACAGCAAGAAGATCTTGTAACAggacagaagctgcaactgttaatatttttttcagtatttctatgcgatgtatcaaatacatgtacagtttgTTGCTGTCTCCCtgcagcatgctgaaaaataatgagaaagtGTGTTTGTAATAATGTATGATTGGAAAAAATCGAAACGATTGTCTTACTTTTGAATTAGGGATTTATAATTCCGGTATATTagaaaaataattacagaacAACAGTGGCGGTCACTATGCTTGATATTCTAAAAAGAGGATATTCTCTGCAGGGTCGGCCTTCGGCCTTGGCCTTCGATCGCGGGCCTTCAATCTAATATCCAAGCAACGCTTGTACGCTGCAAGCGCCTGTGCTCTGCGGCGGTAACCATTGACCCGGCCAGACTTGGATTAATTCAAGTTGGCTAAGACtaataaatcaaaaaagtccaccgatgcatttaaaatgaatcaatttaagaactttccTTGGGAATATGGCTATACAACCTGCCGATGGCAATGCTCAACACTAAGAAAGCAAATTAAACCACTACAGAATATGTATGCATGCGTACTGAACAGGTAGAGTTGAACATCTGCGCGCAGAACTGCCCATCACGTGTAATTTTTCTGTGCGTACATCCCTAAGAAATGTGTGGCTGTATGATACTCTGGGAggacttgaaaatatttgatcatatagatgtgggggatttgaaattttttgaaggtATTGAGAAGAGCCTGAAAAAGGATTCCAATcgcaattcctccagcccccccccccccaagactAGGCCTGAGTTTTGGAATTTTGCCTCATTTACATGAGCAACGAAATTCACTGAGGATGAACAGGCAACTAGTATGTGCTAACCTGTCTGAATATTCCTAAGCGCGTACCTCTTTACAAAAGGCTTGAAGCACGGCATGATGGCATTCATTCATTAACACACAGTTTCCCGGACTGTAGAAAGTATACTGTGTCTATTGATGAGAATTCAGTGATAACGACTCTCGGTGTTTGGCCAAAGTCTATGCAGCATTTCAAATTTAGAAGGTACCCTTAGGTCTATAACTCAGGGTTTTTTTGACATGTTAAAATATCTACATAAGTATGaaaatttctgacaaaaaataTACTTCCGTCATTTTTAGTTACCATTATCTGCCTTATCATAAAGTAACTATTCGACGGTCAAACTGCGTTGATCTAGCGTGTGGCTTActgacagaattattttgcCAAGACTTAATTTACTCGTAGTACAGGGCACCCCAACGCACGTATATCTATCACTTACACTGTCAGAATGTTCTAATTGCAAAGTTATCCGAGTgcataaaagtgaaattttattaattcCTCCGTAAAGTTTGCGGTTGTTCAAATAGAAGCACGCTGCCATTAATTGGATGTATTGTTCCAAAATGAACCTCAGTCCTTCCTGAAAATAAACAGTTGGTTCCATGGCGACTGTCTCCAATTTACCCAATGACACGATTTTCTAACTCCGAATCGGACTTATCAAATACAATGGACTAACTGGTAGCAAAGCTAGACTCAAACAGAGGTTACATGTAGTTTTCAGTTGGAAAAGGTAACAGCAGATGTCCAAAGGAATTGAAGGCTTCATCTAAAGAATGTCAGTGCCATGTAATTGTCGCTTTTCTTAGATGACCTAGTGACAAGCATTGCGgaataatattttattcataGAATAAAGTTGTAAGAAAACAAATTGGTCAACTAATGCTTCCTCTCAAGATGTTTCTCATATTTCTTGCATTTTTCAGACCCTCTCATATCAACAACGTCAAAGTTCGACCTGCGTTCCGTTGCTTGGGGGAAACTTTACGCTAGCCATTCAAATTGCGTTACATTGTGTTGTTGCATTAGCTGGGCTTTGTGAATACATTGATGTGCATAACCGGCGTCTGTACAAACGTGTAGGTACAATACCTCTATATTGTACCATGATACAATAGCTCCATGATTGTACAAATTAATAGGTTAATTTTACAAGGATGACAAATACACGTATTTTCTGTAAAGATGTTTTCTAATCTGAAAATAGAATACTTAGGGTTGCGTAGCGCATTTACCTATTTCGCTCATCTTTGCTTTGGGAATAGTAAAACCATAGAGGGTTTTTATATCAACGTTTATATGTTCGTCCCCCCCCTGGCTGGGGTGGGGGTACAGGTGTCTTGGTCTCCATGGACGTACCTGTGGTACATCCGTGGTCTCAGCACAGATTTGTTCTTGCTattgtttatgttattttacATCACTTTATGTTCCTTTCCTTAAAGCTGTTCACAATAAACTTGGAAAGAGCTAGCAGCGTTTGGCCCTGCATTACAGTGAAATTCTGCATATgataaaaatcgaaaatgttaggTAGAGAGTTATATTTTGAGACCTTCGGCAAGTCTCGTACAATCTGGTGAGTGTATAAGATAACATACAAATGTTTTAGTACCCCATGTCCCCATCAATCTTTCTTTTGCCCTGCATCGTACGTTTGTTTCTGATTTCCTCGCATGAAATTGCAGGTTTGATTTTTTCGTTCCTATTGGCTGATAAAGTGTTTTAATATGTCTTCATGGCTACTTAGTATGTCATGCACTTGTTTTTGAGTATCAGGGTTAAACAGCTTTAGCAACGTCTGTAAACTTTGTCATCTCTCCTCCATAATATGAGTGAGAGCTATTCTGACGTTGCGGCCGGGTAGTAGggtgtttttagtttttttgatttgttaaattttgcaATGCCCTTCTATACCTTCAGTATtaggataaaaatactttttactTAAATGGTATGGCATAGTGGGGTGCTACTGATGTAAGAATAATGCATCACATATGGTGCATTAAACTCATAACCATGATTgtataataattttaaatatgcaaagtgtATTGATGATTAAAAAAATGACGCATTCTGTTTACGAAGTATTGTGTGTAAGCACAGTCGTTCGAGTATTGCCATTGGTTTTCAATCAATTATTGTGGAAAATTTTGCAAGCCTAACTTTTCTATAAACCGTATAAGAATACCAGTGGAAACAAATCTATGGTTATACAAAATGTGACTGCTCAATTTTGTATCAAGGTAGACACGTTTAACCTCTTCAAGGACGCAGAAGCGGTATCGCATTGCGATTCACGACTTTCTCACACACGTGCATACTCATTTACACAACACAGTagtacggtagttctctttttggaggatgtggtggccctgaaaagggccgttttgtTTGGGTTAGCAAATGCTAACAATCTAACCGCCGAAACCGTACAGAGTACGGCCCTGGCGTTTCAGAGCGTAGACGACATCCATGGCGGTGACGGTCTTTCTCTTGGCGTGCTCGGTGTAGGTGACGGCATCACGGATGACGTTCTCCAAGAAGACCTTGAGTACACCACGGGTTTCTTCGTAGATGAGACCAGAGATACGCTTGACACCACCACGACGGGCCAGACGACGGATAGCTGGCTTGGTGATACCCTGGATGTTATCACGCAACACCTTACGATGACGCTTGGCGCCTCCTTTTCCCAGACCTTTGCCTCCTTTACCACGACCAGACATGTTTAAAGGTTATCAGGAATTCAAATAACTGATGTCAGCTTTTAGCTTCCTACTTAATATATAGTAATGCCACGAACGCAATAACGAACACCAgtttaatatttgaatttcaataggCCGCTTAATTTATTTCCCGCGTAGCACACATCTTAAGGCGGCCTTGTCGATGATTGGTCATTTTAAATACTTAAACAAATTTAGTCAAGGAGACTTGATTCCCAATTGCGCCAAAAGTTAAACAGATCGGACCTTACACCTCTTGTATACAGAAATATACTGATTCTATCTCACCCTTGACAGTACGCACACATAGTAAATATTACCCACAACATCGTCAATATCAGGGCTTACACGAACTTTAGAACTGCCGGGGCCAAAATCACAGCCATGATCGCCCTTTTCACGATAAACTACTAATttgtgtcggctacatggacgatctgccctaTTTATCGTCAAAGGGGCCACCCAGCCAATAACAGTGCAATGCAAGTAACAGTAGAGCAttttcacacacacactcacacatgcagacacagacagacagacagagacacacacacctacacaaacacacacacacaaacatatatatatatatatatatatatatatatatatatatatatatatatatatatatatatatatatatatatatatatatatatatatatatatatatatatatatatcgaagtatacagatgtcctcgtgggaaattacagtgctcgatgctaaagcagagcgttatcaatttctgaagattgcaggatgtatgaaacttaagtaacagatatctttactttgtacttgtagttatttatgttatc
This genomic window contains:
- the LOC139139611 gene encoding histone H2B, gonadal-like, with the translated sequence MAPKTSGKAAKKAGKAKAARSGDKKRKRKRKESYGIYIYKVLKQVHPDTGVSSKAMSIMNSFVNDIFERIAAEASRLAHYNKRSTITSREIQTAVRLLLPGELAKHAVSEGTKAVTKYTSSK
- the LOC139139613 gene encoding histone H4; this translates as MSGRGKGGKGLGKGGAKRHRKVLRDNIQGITKPAIRRLARRGGVKRISGLIYEETRGVLKVFLENVIRDAVTYTEHAKRKTVTAMDVVYALKRQGRTLYGFGG
- the LOC139140236 gene encoding histone H2B, gonadal-like produces the protein MAPKTSGKAAKKAGKAKAARSGDKKRKRKRKESYGIYIYKVLKQVHPDTGVSSKAMSIMNSFVNDIFERIAAEASRLAHYNKRSTITSREIQTAVRLLLPGELAKHAVSEGTKAVTKYTSSK
- the LOC139139612 gene encoding late histone H2A.3, gonadal-like, giving the protein MSGRGKGGKTKGKAKSRSSRAGLQFPVGRVHRFLRKGNYAQRVGAGAPVYLAAVLEYLAAEILELAGNAARDNKKTRIIPRHLQLAVRNDEELNKLLGGVTIAQGGVLPNIQAVLLPKKTQAKSK